CTGGACTTAATGGAGGGATAAGTAAAGGACCTTCTGATTATCCCCATGGTACTCGAATTCAAATCGAAGTAGATTCAATTGATGAAGCTATTGACAAGGCTAAAGAAAATGGAGCGTTAGTTGTGAGAGATAAAATGGAGTTCGATTCT
The Bacillus sp. SM2101 genome window above contains:
- a CDS encoding VOC family protein — encoded protein: MGKVIGFEISSQNPSEAIKFYSNVFGWEIAEPQWDYWAVNTTNNHSSGLNGGISKGPSDYPHGTRIQIEVDSIDEAIDKAKENGALVVRDKMEFDS